The proteins below come from a single Tsuneonella deserti genomic window:
- a CDS encoding amino acid aminotransferase, translating to MLERLAPASPDALLALIKLHAADNRADKIDLGVGVYRTGQGDTPVFGAIKAAEERLVETQASKSYLGPEGDMGFVEALMPYVFGADDPSMGGRIQGMQAPGGTGAVRLAVALAKAAGVSKVHLGVPSWPNHAQILADLPLEMAPFDHDCDDGTANIEAVLGAIRGAGEGEAVVLHGCCHNPTGIDYTPEQWREIAEALSDSPILPIIDLAYQGLGYGMEEDAFGLRTVLAAVPEALVAYSCDKNFGLYRDRVGALYVMAREAGDLPAIMSNAAALARANWSMPPDHGAAAVRLVLDDPALTAQWLDELDTMRARMRQVRERLAAAGQVGTLDLTPLGSQNGLFSMLRLDKEQVARLRSDHAIYMAASGRINVAGLTQGNIDKFIAALGDVAKE from the coding sequence ATGCTCGAACGCCTTGCCCCCGCATCGCCCGACGCGCTCCTAGCGCTGATCAAGCTCCACGCCGCCGATAACCGGGCCGACAAGATCGACCTGGGGGTCGGCGTCTATCGCACCGGACAGGGGGATACCCCGGTGTTCGGCGCCATCAAGGCGGCCGAGGAGCGGCTGGTCGAGACGCAGGCGTCCAAATCCTATCTCGGTCCTGAAGGGGACATGGGCTTCGTCGAGGCACTGATGCCTTACGTGTTCGGCGCCGACGATCCGTCGATGGGCGGGCGGATCCAGGGGATGCAGGCGCCAGGCGGTACCGGCGCGGTGCGCCTCGCGGTGGCGCTGGCCAAGGCGGCCGGGGTGTCGAAAGTCCACCTCGGCGTGCCGAGCTGGCCGAACCACGCGCAGATACTGGCCGACCTTCCGCTCGAGATGGCGCCGTTCGACCATGACTGCGACGACGGCACTGCGAATATCGAGGCGGTCCTTGGCGCAATTCGCGGCGCGGGCGAGGGCGAGGCGGTCGTGCTTCACGGCTGCTGCCACAATCCCACCGGCATCGATTACACGCCGGAACAATGGCGCGAGATTGCCGAAGCACTGTCCGACAGCCCGATCCTGCCGATCATCGACCTCGCGTACCAGGGGCTGGGGTATGGCATGGAGGAAGACGCTTTCGGACTGCGGACTGTCCTCGCCGCGGTGCCCGAGGCGCTCGTGGCCTATAGCTGCGACAAGAACTTCGGCCTCTACCGCGACCGCGTGGGCGCGCTCTATGTGATGGCCCGCGAAGCCGGCGATCTCCCCGCGATCATGTCGAATGCGGCGGCGCTGGCGCGGGCCAACTGGTCGATGCCGCCCGATCATGGCGCTGCGGCGGTGCGGCTCGTTCTGGACGATCCCGCGCTCACCGCGCAGTGGCTGGACGAACTCGACACCATGCGCGCGCGCATGCGCCAGGTGCGCGAGCGACTCGCCGCGGCCGGGCAGGTGGGCACCCTGGACCTCACGCCGCTGGGCTCGCAGAACGGGCTGTTCTCCATGCTCAGGCTCGACAAGGAACAGGTGGCGCGGCTGCGCTCCGATCACGCGATCTACATGGCCGCGTCGGGCCGCATCAACGTGGCCGGCCTGACGCAGGGCAATATCGACAAGTTCATTGCCGCCCTCGGCGACGTGGCGAAAGAGTGA
- a CDS encoding DUF1134 domain-containing protein has protein sequence MSKLTRFVRQGWIAALGAAVLAASPAMAQMQSIDPNAGIDADLAQVPEAPGEPSPYDRSTTYTATPPADAPAEVAADWADPVVTSADPSAAASQAAAEPAVAAAQGDTYKKDDLIGAAEGVFGKGAEGLARMIEDLLAKQGEPNAYIVGREAGGAFIVGARYGSGTLYHKVEGQRPVYWTGPSIGFDAGANAGNTFVLVYNLYDTEELFERFPAGEGAAYVIGGLNASYMRKGNTVLIPIRVGAGLRLGVNAGYMKFSKKQRWLPF, from the coding sequence ATGAGTAAGCTCACGCGCTTCGTGCGCCAGGGATGGATCGCCGCACTCGGCGCGGCAGTGCTGGCGGCCTCGCCTGCAATGGCCCAGATGCAAAGCATTGATCCCAACGCCGGCATCGATGCCGACCTGGCGCAGGTGCCCGAAGCGCCGGGCGAGCCTTCGCCGTACGACCGTAGCACGACCTACACCGCGACGCCTCCGGCCGATGCTCCGGCGGAAGTAGCCGCCGACTGGGCCGACCCTGTCGTCACGAGTGCCGACCCTTCGGCCGCGGCGAGCCAGGCTGCTGCCGAACCGGCCGTCGCCGCCGCGCAGGGTGATACCTACAAGAAGGACGACCTGATCGGCGCAGCCGAAGGCGTATTCGGCAAGGGAGCCGAGGGCCTGGCCCGGATGATAGAGGACCTGCTGGCGAAGCAGGGCGAGCCCAATGCCTACATCGTCGGTCGCGAGGCCGGCGGCGCCTTCATCGTTGGCGCGCGCTATGGCTCGGGCACGCTTTACCATAAGGTCGAAGGCCAGCGGCCCGTCTACTGGACCGGCCCCTCCATCGGGTTCGACGCCGGCGCGAACGCGGGCAACACCTTCGTTCTGGTGTACAACCTCTACGACACCGAGGAACTGTTCGAGCGGTTCCCGGCCGGAGAAGGCGCGGCGTATGTCATTGGCGGGCTCAACGCCTCTTACATGCGCAAGGGCAACACGGTGCTCATTCCCATCCGGGTCGGCGCGGGCCTGCGGCTGGGCGTCAATGCCGGCTATATGAAGTTTTCCAAGAAGCAGCGCTGGTTGCCGTTCTGA
- a CDS encoding NADPH-dependent FMN reductase, with amino-acid sequence MTKTRNVAVIVGSLRKDSLNRKAALALADLAPEGIELSIVEIGDLPHYDEDAEAAGPPSSWTRFREQVKVSDAVLFVTPEYNRSVPGVLKNAIDVGSRPYGASAFSGKPAAVMSLSQGAIGGFGANHHLRQSLVFLDMPILQQPEAYVGNAGSLFDENGALVPGDTRDFFKSFIETFAKWIERTGADGEDSQ; translated from the coding sequence ATGACCAAGACCCGCAACGTCGCCGTGATCGTCGGCAGCCTGCGCAAGGATTCGCTCAACCGCAAAGCCGCGCTCGCGCTGGCCGATCTGGCCCCCGAGGGCATCGAACTTTCGATCGTCGAAATCGGCGACCTGCCCCATTACGACGAGGATGCCGAAGCCGCCGGACCACCCTCGTCGTGGACGCGCTTCCGCGAGCAGGTGAAGGTGAGCGACGCCGTGCTGTTTGTCACGCCAGAATACAACCGCTCGGTCCCCGGCGTTCTCAAGAACGCGATCGATGTCGGATCGCGCCCCTATGGGGCGAGCGCCTTCAGCGGGAAGCCGGCGGCGGTGATGTCACTGTCGCAGGGAGCGATCGGCGGCTTCGGCGCCAACCACCACTTGCGCCAGTCGCTGGTGTTTCTCGACATGCCGATCCTTCAGCAGCCGGAGGCTTATGTAGGAAACGCCGGATCGCTGTTCGACGAGAACGGTGCGCTTGTACCGGGCGATACCCGCGACTTCTTCAAGTCGTTCATCGAGACGTTCGCCAAGTGGATCGAACGCACCGGCGCCGACGGGGAGGATTCGCAATGA